One Armatimonadota bacterium genomic window carries:
- a CDS encoding OsmC family peroxiredoxin, translating to MKRHATAVWNGSGKEGSGHLTTQSTTLDQTQYSFNSRFAEGVGTNPEELIAAAHAGCFTMKLSFVLGEAGFTPESLETTSFVTFENGQITESHLVLKAKVPGIGQDVFDACVKDAELNCPVSQVLKAKISVEATLEG from the coding sequence ATGAAACGACACGCAACCGCCGTCTGGAACGGATCCGGAAAAGAAGGATCGGGCCACCTCACCACCCAAAGCACCACCCTCGATCAGACCCAATATTCGTTCAACTCGCGTTTTGCCGAAGGCGTTGGCACCAACCCCGAAGAACTGATCGCTGCCGCTCACGCCGGCTGTTTCACCATGAAGCTCAGTTTCGTGCTTGGTGAAGCTGGTTTCACCCCTGAATCTCTGGAAACCACGTCCTTCGTGACGTTTGAAAATGGCCAAATCACGGAGTCGCATTTGGTGCTGAAGGCCAAAGTCCCCGGCATTGGTCAAGATGTTTTCGATGCCTGCGTGAAGGACGCCGAGCTCAACTGTCCGGTCAGCCAGGTCCTCAAGGCTAAGATTTCCGTCGAAGCGACTCTCGAAGGGTAA
- a CDS encoding DUF1634 domain-containing protein — protein MPRDTEGSMQNVVSVVLRGGVAAAALVGGIGWIGFLAAHGHDPESFSKFSPSPERYRAVGEILGGASHFDFLSIMLVGVLLLVLTPVLRVAVSLIGFVKEKDRLYVLITSIVLTTLLASLIGGMLRYQ, from the coding sequence GTGCCGCGCGATACCGAAGGTTCGATGCAGAACGTCGTGAGTGTCGTCCTACGCGGGGGCGTCGCCGCCGCCGCCCTGGTGGGTGGAATCGGCTGGATCGGTTTCCTAGCCGCCCATGGCCACGACCCCGAATCCTTTTCGAAATTCAGCCCTTCGCCCGAGCGTTACCGCGCTGTCGGCGAAATCCTCGGCGGAGCCTCGCACTTCGATTTCTTGTCGATCATGCTCGTCGGCGTTCTGCTCCTCGTCCTCACCCCCGTCCTGCGCGTCGCCGTTTCCCTGATCGGCTTCGTCAAGGAAAAGGACCGCCTTTACGTCCTCATCACGTCGATCGTGCTCACGACCCTGCTCGCCAGCCTTATCGGCGGCATGCTCCGCTACCAGTAA
- a CDS encoding DUF664 domain-containing protein, producing the protein MSSSSLFYRHRDKNAIVGAPFAHNRGMAESLASVYDGWEGYNRSLMNAVEPLTEQQLAFRLHPEIQPVGELALHIADGRIVWFERLHAPLTEELRAKMDTRAAKPSTGPELAAWLGETYRIVDGLLTKWSVADLPETYEQAYQGKVYAVSRQWVIFRMLAHDIHHGGQLSELLGAQGIFPQELTWLGGHLTEPPVIR; encoded by the coding sequence ATGTCTTCATCGTCGCTATTCTACAGACACAGAGACAAAAATGCCATCGTCGGCGCTCCTTTCGCCCATAATCGGGGCATGGCAGAGTCGCTGGCGTCCGTGTACGACGGATGGGAAGGCTACAATCGAAGCCTCATGAACGCGGTGGAACCGCTCACGGAACAACAGTTGGCATTTCGGCTTCACCCGGAGATCCAGCCGGTGGGCGAGTTGGCGCTGCACATCGCCGACGGGCGGATCGTTTGGTTCGAGCGGCTACATGCTCCTTTAACCGAAGAGCTGCGAGCGAAGATGGACACGCGAGCGGCCAAGCCTTCAACCGGACCGGAGTTAGCGGCTTGGCTAGGCGAGACCTACCGGATTGTGGATGGACTGCTCACCAAGTGGTCGGTAGCGGACTTACCAGAAACCTACGAGCAGGCCTACCAAGGCAAGGTGTACGCGGTCTCGCGGCAATGGGTGATCTTTCGGATGCTGGCCCACGACATCCACCACGGCGGGCAACTTAGCGAGCTTTTGGGAGCTCAAGGCATCTTTCCGCAGGAACTGACTTGGCTGGGCGGCCACCTAACCGAGCCGCCGGTGATCCGATGA
- a CDS encoding methyltransferase domain-containing protein, which produces MASSRVGGDVDYSVHGIGYAAQRQPDPRIAAMIHEALGPAQTVLNVGAGTGSYEPEDRVVIAVEPSATMRSQRPLHLAPAIDAYAESLPLDDQSVDATMASVTVHQWSDLEKGISELKRVTCGPIVILTFDGDLLDRFWLAQYVPELMEAERKRYPKIAHLSQLLGGKVSVRPVPIPIDCTDGFTEAFYARPEKFLDENVRRSQSAWTFVEPKAIDRGLAKLADDLRTGRWSEVVGELSIQPTFEGSLTLVVSDHRSGS; this is translated from the coding sequence ATGGCTTCGTCGCGGGTCGGGGGAGATGTCGACTACTCGGTTCATGGAATCGGCTACGCCGCCCAACGCCAACCCGATCCGCGAATCGCGGCCATGATCCACGAGGCACTCGGTCCGGCCCAAACCGTTCTCAACGTTGGGGCCGGAACCGGCTCATACGAGCCCGAGGACCGGGTCGTCATCGCCGTCGAGCCCTCCGCGACCATGCGAAGCCAGCGTCCGCTCCACCTCGCGCCCGCCATAGACGCCTATGCAGAGAGCCTTCCGCTCGACGACCAATCGGTCGATGCCACTATGGCGTCCGTCACAGTCCACCAGTGGTCCGATCTGGAAAAAGGAATCTCTGAACTGAAGCGCGTCACATGCGGGCCGATTGTAATTCTGACCTTCGACGGTGACCTCCTCGACCGATTTTGGCTGGCTCAGTACGTCCCCGAACTCATGGAAGCCGAGCGCAAGCGCTACCCAAAGATCGCCCACTTGTCTCAACTCCTTGGTGGCAAAGTCTCGGTCCGACCGGTTCCGATCCCCATCGACTGCACTGACGGCTTCACCGAAGCCTTCTACGCCCGCCCCGAGAAATTCCTCGACGAAAACGTCAGGCGTTCGCAGTCGGCTTGGACCTTCGTCGAACCAAAAGCCATCGATCGAGGACTCGCAAAGCTGGCCGATGATCTGCGCACAGGAAGGTGGTCCGAAGTTGTCGGCGAGCTATCCATCCAACCGACTTTCGAAGGATCATTGACGCTGGTCGTCAGCGATCACCGGTCAGGTTCATGA